The window GCGCCGGCGTCAGCGCCGAACTGGAGACGGCGCGGGGCCGGGTGACCGAACGCGTCGGCTGGCTCGTCGGCTGCGACGGCGCGCACAGCAGGGTCCGCGAAGTCCTGGGCGTGCCCTTCCGGGGCAGCTCGTACCCGCAGCAGTTCCTGCTCACGGACGGTCCGGTCCGTACCTCGCTGGCCCATGACGAGGTGCACTACTTCATGTCGGCCGCCGGAGTGCTGGTGGTGGTCGGACTGCCGGGCGGCCTGTACCGGACCTTCGTGAGCGCGGCGCCCGACCAGACGGTGGACGACCCCCGGGACGCCGTGCAGCGCGCGGCCTCCGAGCGGTGCCCGGTGCCGATCGAGCTGGTCGGCGAGCAGCGCACCGGGGTGTTCCGGGTGCACCGCAAGGTGGCCGACCGGCTGTGGTCCGGCCGGGTGCTGCTGGCGGGCGACGCCGCGCACATCCACAGCCCGGCGGGCGGACAGGGGCTGAACACCGGTATCGAGGACGCGGCTTCGCTGGCCTGGCGCCTCGCCGGAGTGCGCGAGGGGCGGTGGGGGGACGAGGTGCTGGCCCAGTGGGAGGAGGAGCGGCTCAGGGTCGCGCGGGCCGTGGTCGGCGACACCGACCTGCAGACACGGATGTGGACGATGAGCGGCTGGCGTGCGCGGGCCCGGGACGCGGCGCTGGGAGCCGCGGGACGCAGCGGAGTCCTCAATCGCGTCGTCGTGCCGCGCCAGGCGCAGTTGTCGTTCGCCCATCCCGGGCCGCGGCAGCAGGCCGGTCATCTGCGGACCGGGATGAGGCTGCCGGACGTACCTCTCGACGCGGAGCGCGGGCGCTGGCTGCGCGACGAGCTGGGCGCCCCGGCGCCGCTGTTGCTGCTGTTCCCCGGAACGGGCAGGCACCGCCGGGACGTCCAAGGCGTGGCCGAAATCTTTCGAAAGGCGCACGAGAGCCTTCGCGTCACCGTGATTTCCGATGCGAACAATTTCGGCCACTCCTTGCTGAGGCTGAGCCGCCCGCGGGCCGTTCTCGTACGCCCCGACGGGACGATCGCCGCGCTGGTCGACCCGTTCCGTGACGAACTCCACTCGGAAGTACGGCATTTGGTCGGGCGAACCGATCGTGTGCGCTAGTTAGGATGACACGGTGCTTATTTCAGAATTCTCGCAATTGCCTCTCCCTGCCGTTCTGTTCGCCGACGGAGTATTCGCCCACCCCGAGGGAAAGACCGTCCAGGGTGTGATCCGGCACAGTACGGTGCTCCGCCCCGTGGCGGTCGTCGACCGCTCCCACCCCCACCCGACCTCGGCTTCCGTACTGCCGGGAACCGATGTCCCGGTCGTCGGCTCCGTCGCCGAGGCCATGAAATACGGCCCCCGGGCGCTGGTGATGGCACTGACCGAGTCCGATTTCGGCGAGTCGCTCGACGGCAAGTTCCTGCACACGCCGAGAGATCCGGGCGACCTGCCCGACCTCTGGTGGGACGAGATACGCACCGCCGTTCGCGGCGGCCTTCACATCATTTCCTGCCTCCATGTGCAGCTCCTCGAAACGGAACTTGCCGGGATGCTCTCGGAAGGGCAGCGCATTGTCGATGTGAGACGTCCGCACGACGTGCTGCCCAAGTATTCCGGGCGGGTTCCCAGGAAGCGCGCCAAACTGATTCACGTCGCGGGCAGCGACTGCGTCGTCGGAAAGCGCACCACCGCGCTCCAGATACACCGGGAAGCCCTTTCCCGCGGGGTCGACTCCGGCTACGTGGGCACCGGCCAGACCTGTCTGCTCGCCGGATGCACCGAAGGGGCGATCATCGACCGGACGCCGGTGTTCCAGGCGGCCGGCCTCGTCGAGCATCTGGTCCAGCAGGCCGACGCCCGCCACGATCTGCTGATCATCAAGGGGCAGGCGTCCGTCATGCACCCCGCGTTCGGAGGCCTGGCCGGCGCGATCCTCCAGGGTTCGCAGCCCGACGCGGTCGTCTTCGCGCACGACGCCGAGCGCGCGTCGCGCTACCACTGGGACCATCTGCCCCTCGCCGACCTGGAGACGGAGATCCGCGCGGTCGAAGCCCTCGGCGGCGCCCCCGTCGCGGCCATCGCCACCCGCGGCCGGGACAACGTACGCCGGCTCCGCCATCTGGGACTT is drawn from Streptomyces sp. NBC_01232 and contains these coding sequences:
- a CDS encoding DUF1611 domain-containing protein, with the translated sequence MPLPAVLFADGVFAHPEGKTVQGVIRHSTVLRPVAVVDRSHPHPTSASVLPGTDVPVVGSVAEAMKYGPRALVMALTESDFGESLDGKFLHTPRDPGDLPDLWWDEIRTAVRGGLHIISCLHVQLLETELAGMLSEGQRIVDVRRPHDVLPKYSGRVPRKRAKLIHVAGSDCVVGKRTTALQIHREALSRGVDSGYVGTGQTCLLAGCTEGAIIDRTPVFQAAGLVEHLVQQADARHDLLIIKGQASVMHPAFGGLAGAILQGSQPDAVVFAHDAERASRYHWDHLPLADLETEIRAVEALGGAPVAAIATRGRDNVRRLRHLGLPVADVLDGDGAAVLLDAARSVWSYEDTGRAGAVR
- a CDS encoding FAD-dependent oxidoreductase, with product MTESSQVLIVGAGPVGLVTGIELLRRGVPVRVVDRSERPNPHSKAIALWPRGIEALARFGAADELHRRGVVLRAQNYHSQGERVARLAFGGMRRTRYPYALSIPQQETEAVLRDIFRGLGGTIEFGTSLTSFAQDGAGVSAELETARGRVTERVGWLVGCDGAHSRVREVLGVPFRGSSYPQQFLLTDGPVRTSLAHDEVHYFMSAAGVLVVVGLPGGLYRTFVSAAPDQTVDDPRDAVQRAASERCPVPIELVGEQRTGVFRVHRKVADRLWSGRVLLAGDAAHIHSPAGGQGLNTGIEDAASLAWRLAGVREGRWGDEVLAQWEEERLRVARAVVGDTDLQTRMWTMSGWRARARDAALGAAGRSGVLNRVVVPRQAQLSFAHPGPRQQAGHLRTGMRLPDVPLDAERGRWLRDELGAPAPLLLLFPGTGRHRRDVQGVAEIFRKAHESLRVTVISDANNFGHSLLRLSRPRAVLVRPDGTIAALVDPFRDELHSEVRHLVGRTDRVR